The nucleotide sequence GTCATGGATTCTCCATTGCAATATACCTGTTCCCCAAGGCTCAGAATACGGGTTTGCGGGTGAGGTAGAAGTTTGCTGGATCGAAGCTTTCTAAGAAATTCTTGGGGCTTCAGGGGCTTATCGGGGGCATCAAACAGAGCCTGTTGTTTAGGTTCCGAAAGGTAGGCGGTAATACCGGGCAGAAACCCATCAATTTGGTCTAGTTTCAGCTCTTTGAGTTTTGAGCCTAGTTGTTTGATGAGCTCTTCCGGCAATTGCTCTGCACTATGAGTTGCGCCCTGTTTAGGGTCTGCAAACTTGCTCTCTAGCGCGGGAATATCCTCCAAAGATTCTGCTAGGCGCCACAAACCTTCTTGCAGTAATTCTTTAAAGCTGGGGGAGCGAAATCCAACAGACCATGTTTGGCAACCCGCATCTAGTGCAATGCCATCATGAGCAACATGCGGTGGTAAATACAGCATATCGCCAGGCTCCAAAGTCCACTCTTGTTCGGACTTAAAGTTGCGCAGAATTTTTAGCGGTAGATTAGGGTTGAGACTCAGATCTTTTTGTTCTGAAATTTTCCACCGCCTTCTGCCAGACATTTGAATTAGGAAGACGTCGTAAGAATCAAAGTGGGGCCCAACGCCCCCTCCAATGCCAGCAATGCTAATCATTAAGTCATCTAAGCGCGCATCAGGAATAAAGCGGAACCAAGACAGAATTTTTGTAGCTGCTGGATGATGTGCCTCCATTCCTTGAAGCAATAAAGTCCAGTCGGGTTTGTCGATCGATGGAATGGCCTTTTTAGAAAACGGTCCGCTATCAAAGCTCCATGGATTGGATTTAACCAAGCGCGCCTCTACCTCATCTTGCAGGGCAAATTTGAGTAACTCTTTGGTGGGAATTGGGCTATCCAGGGGCTCACCATTCCTAGCTGAAAGGGCAAATGCCGGAATCGCCCCGCGGATGAGAAGGGGCTTTTTATGCCAATACCGCGCCATGAACTGGTCTGGGCTAATACCCCCAAATAAGGCCCAGGGCTCCTCTAAAGGGAGCTTTGAGGGGGCCCGAGGCGGCTCATAGGGTTTGCTCAAGTAAAATGAGGTCATAAAGTAAAAAGCTGTTTAGAAACTGATTAAAAACGAATGTTCGACAAATTCCGCATGAAGATTGAAAAAAATACCATCGTATCCCTTCGCTATAAGCTAACCGATGCGCAAAACAATGTCATCGAGGAGCCCGATTCTCCGATGGTATACCTGCACGGAGGTTATGAAGGTACTTTTCCTAAAATTGAGAATCTGCTTGATGGCCAAGATATTGGTTATGAGGCAACGATTCAGCTTGAGCCTAATGAAGCTTTTGGTGAATATGATCCTGAGTTGTTAAAAATCGAGCCACGTACCCGTTTCCCTGAGCCGTTAGAAGTGGGGATGCAGTTTGAAGGCGTTCCTGATGCAGATGAGGACGCGACTGTAGATGATTCTGAAGATGGTGAACCTTTAATCTATACCGTTACGGATGTTGCAGACAGTCAAGTGGTATTAGATGGCAATCATCCGTTAGCAGGCATGGCATTACGTTTTTGGGTTCAAGTGGAAGATGTTCGCGCAGCTACTGATGATGAAATTGAAAATCGTCATCCAGAGGGCGGCGAAAGTTTTTCATTTGGGATGCCTAATGATGAGGGCGATGATGAAGATGAAGAATTTCCAGGCGGCGCATTAGGTGGTGATAGCACGGGCCCACGTACGCTACATTAATTAAAACCAAGTTTGAATAAAGAAAGGAATAGCATGCTATTCCTTTTTCTTTGCATCATTTCTTCTGCATGACCCCCAATAGGTAACCGCAAATCACTACTCCCTTAGCCACTGTTTAATAGCATCAAGGTCGCGTTTGGTATCGCTAGAGCCTTCAGCATCAGGGCCAGTAGGCGTGTTACTTAACTTGGCTAAAGCCTGCTCTAGCGCTGCAATCTTGGCTTCCTGTTCGATCGTGGCATCGATCAAACCTTTGAGCGCCATTGATACAGGATCATCTACATTCGGCGTCACTCCATAAGCAGAAAAATATTCCTTTGTTTTGCTATCAGGACTTTGTGGTAAATCTGGATGCAGGATGCGCGCAGGAATACCAACCGCAGTCGCACCTGCAGGAATTTCTTTTAGAACCACGGCATTGGATCCAACGCGTGCGCCATCACCCACAGTAAATCCGCCGAGAACTTTTGCGCCCGCACTGACCACAACACCTTTACCAAGGGTGGGGTGGCGCTTAACGCCTTTATAAAGCGAAGTGCCGCCCAAGGTAACGCCTTGATAAATTGTGCAGTCATCGCCAATTTCTGTGGTCTCACCAATCACAATACCGAGTCCATGATCCAAAAATACTCGGCGACCAATCTTTGCACCAGGATGAATTTCTATCCCAGTGAAAAAACGCGCAAACATGGACAGCACGCGGGCAAGCCATTTCAGACCAAGATTCCACAGAAAATGGGAGATGCGATGCAGCCAAACTGCATGCAAGCCTTGATAGCAAGTGATGACCTCGAGACGATTCCGGGCTGCTGGGTCTCTGGCAATGATGGAGTCGACTTGGTCGAATAGGGGATATGACATAGCTTGATTTTAACGGGATGCGCTTATTTTCTCAGGAGCATCTGTTTTGCAATGCCGCGCAGCAGATCAATCTCTTCTTTATGAAGGCGGCTACGGGCAAATAGCGCTTGAATACGGGGCATCAGTTTCTTGGGGTTGGTTGGGTCTAAATAGCCAATGGCCTCCAGACCTTGGCGCCAATGTTCCACCATGGCTGCAATAGCTGCAGGGTCTGCAAAATCAGCCATTTCTTCCCGGCCCGCTAAGGCATTACGCACGCCTGTATGCTGGCTGAGTGTTTCCCTGAGGGTGTAGGCGCAGACCATGATTGCCTGGGCCAAGTTAAGAGACGGGTAGTCTGGATTGGCATCTAACCAGACTCTATGGGTGCATAAGGCCAAATGATCGTTATCCAAGCCAGTTCTTTCGGGACCAAAGAGCAGGGCAACCTTTCCTTCTGCTGATGTCGCATCGGCTATTAAGGTCCGAGCGGCCTCCCAGTCTAAGGCTGGCGGGCCAAACTCTCGATCACGGCTGGTTAGGCCTAAAACTAGTGAGCAACCCTCTACGACGGAGGTTAATGAACTGCTTTCTGAGGAGCGCTCAAGGATATCTACCGCACCGCTGGCTAAAGCAATGGCATCCGCATTGACTGATACGTCTTTGATCTTGGGATTAATAAGGCGCAGGTCGCTAAAGCCCATAGTTTTAAGGGCGCGAGCAGCAGAACCCACGTTTCCTGGGTGACTGGTTTCGACTAAAACCCAGCGTAGTAGTTCAGATTTGTCGATATTCATCAATGCCATTGGGGGTGTTTATAGGGGGTAATGGATGCTAATCGTTTAGAATCAGACTGTTAGCTTCGTATTGTCATGCAATTTTCTTTTTGCAGGCATTACAAGGAGCTTGTTCTTATTTAATTTGTCCATCAATACTATGCATCCCATGTTAAATGTGGCCGTCAAGGCCGCCCGTCGCGCTGGAACAGTCATTAATCGTGCTTCTTTGAATTTAGAGCGCTTGCAAGTTGACCGTAAGCAACACAACGATTTCGTCACCGAGGTGGACAAAGCCGCAGAAGCGGCCATCATTGAAACGCTGAGCGAGGCCTATCCAACCCATGGATTTTTGGCTGAAGAAACAGGCGAACACAATGCGGATGCAGAAAACGTTTGGATCATCGATCCGCTAGATGGCACAACCAATTTCATTCACGGCTTTCCGCAGTATGCGGTTTCGATTGCGCTGGCAGTGAATGGCGTGATTCAACAAGCCGTTGTTTACGACCCAACTCGTGATGAGTTATTTACCGCTACCCGTGGTGCGGGCGCGTATTTGGATCGTCGGCGTTTGCGTGTAGCCACGCAAGATCGCTTGGCAAATTCTTTGCTCGGTACCGGATTTCCGTATCGTGAAGACCAGGACTTAGAAAAGTATTTAAAGATTTTTGCTGAAATGTCACGTCAATGCGCGGGCTTACGTCGCCCAGGCGCTGCATCATTGGATTTGGCTTATGTAGCAGCTGGTCGTTACGATGGATTTTTTGAGAGCGATCTCAAACCATGGGACATGGCCGCCGGTGCTTTGCTAATCACTGAAGCGGGCGGGCTGATTGGTAACTATCGTGGTGAAGAAGGCTTTCTGAAAAGCGGTGAAGTGATGGCTGCCAATCCACGTATCTTTGCACAAATGGTGCAGTCACTCTCTAAATACTCAGCGTCTTAATTCAATCTCTCAACCCGAGAAGTCAGTAGCGCTTAGTGCTTAATAAGGTCGAGATAGCGCGCTCCAGCACTATCGATCAATAGGGCGCTTGCCCTAGGGTGAAGACTCTCAGGGTGATCGAGATCCCAGTCGGATAAAACCCAACGCTGCCAAGTCTGGGTGTTTAAAGATTCTTCATGATGGGCCGGCAAGTGAGTATGCCCATGAATTAATCTGTCTCCAGATTGATCTTTCATTACATCTGCACAAGCTTCTCGCGTCACATCCATTTTGAGTTGACTTGCGGCAGAGCGTAGCTGCGTTTGATATTGACCATGACTATTGCTGCGTAGATGCTGGGCAACACCTCTGCGCCAATTGAGGGGTAGAGTTAAAAAGAGTTTTTGCACCCATGGTTTTCTGACCCAACTACGAAATAGCTGGTAGCCAAAGTCTGCAGTACATAAAGCATCACCATGAGCTAAGACCCATTTGTGTGAAGCTAATTCAACTAAGCTAGGATCTGGCAAGAGCGTCATGCCAGTTTTTTTAATAAAACTTTTGCCGATTAAAAAATCTCGATTGCCATGGATGTAATATGTTTTTACTTTGGCAGAAAGGTTGGCGATGGCACGCTGAACTTCTTGTTGAAAAGGTGAGGATGCGGATGCATCATCACCTACCCAATACTCAAATAAGTCACCCAGAATAAATACAGCCTCAACTTTAGGAGCTTCTTTTTCACAGAAGTCGAAAAAGCGTTGCGCCGTCAAGGGCATTGACGGCGTCAGGTGTAGGTCTGATATGAGCAGTGCGCTCGCGTATTGCGGGATCATTCCTCGAGAACAGTGGCCTTCTCAATCACAACATCTTCAGCTGGAACGTCTTGATGAAAGCCGGAGCTACCAGTCTTGACTTTGCGAATGGTGTCAACGACATCCATGCCGCCAGTAACCTTGCCGAATACTGCATAACCCCAGCCTTGGGCATTCGGAGCGGTGTGATTTAGAAAATCATTGTCATTCACATTGATGAAGAATTGAGCAGTTGCAGAATGAGGGTCGCTGGTTCGCGCCATAGCTACAGTGTAGCGATCATTTTTGAGGCCATTATTGGCTTCGTTTTCAATTTCTGCGCCTGTTGACTTTTGCTTCATGCCGGCAGTCATGCCGCCGCCTTGAACCATAAAGTTATCAATCACACGATGAAAAATCGTGCCATCGTAATGACCGCTTTTTACGTATTGCAAGAAGTTAGCAACACTTTTGGGTGCCTTAGCTGCATCAAGAGTAAGGGTGATATCACCCTTATTGGTTTTTAAGAGTACTTTCGCCATTATTAGTTCTACTTTCTGGAAGGTTGGTTGATGGAGCATTGCTTGGCAGAGTATCTGCGGAATTGAGGGCGCGATTAACAGGGCGCTTTGCGGGGGGCTTGAGTACGTCCAAGAGCGCTTTAGCGCGGTTGGAGTACTGACGCTGATTCAGCAATGCATTTTTTGCAGCGTCTTCATATGCTTGAGCACCAAGGCGAATATAGATCTCACCCAGATTGGCTGAGGCAATGGCATAGCTAGGGCGCAGCTTTAATGCAAGCTCTAAATAATCTCGCGCTTCAATCCATTGGCCTTGGTTGGCAGCTATCGCTGCAAGATTATTGTAGGGTTCTGGCAATTCAGGGAACTGCTGAGTAATTTCAATCAAGGTTTTTTTAGCTTGATCGAATTGGCGCATCTCAATTTGTAAGCGCGCTTTTACAAAACGCAATTGCACATTACGTGGCGTCTTCTTAAGGTCCACATTGATTTGGGTAACCGCATCTTGATATTTGCGCGCCTTGATGAGCTTTTCTACATCGGATGGCACCGCATTTTTGGTGATGGGGTCCGGCTCAATAATCAAGAAGGACATAAATGGGACGCCAACGGTCTCTGATAGCTCTGGATTTAATGGGTCATAGCCCACATCCGCCGATAACCTGGGAGGATCAGTTGGGCTGTAGCCACCTAAATAGGGTTGTGGGGCCAATTGTCCCGACTTCATTTCCCGGGTATTTAATGCCTGAATTTCAGCATCCGCACGTTGCTGAGCGGGCGTGCTGCACCCTGTCATTAGCACCAATGACACCAAAGTGGCAAAAGTTAGGGCTAAGACCTTATTCGGGGTAATTTGTGGCGCTGGGGCGTTGTGGGGCATAGAGGAAGGGGTGTGAAACGGGCTCATTCGATATACTCAGCGCTCAGTCTAACAAATTGGCGCTACTTGCCCCACCTTTATAGCCCTATGCTGCAAATCTATAACACCCTTAGCCGTTCTAAACAGGTCTTTAAGCCCATAGTGCCGGGCAAGGTCAAGATGTACGTCTGCGGCATGACGGTTTATGACTTTTGCCATATTGGCCATGCCAGGGTCATGATCGTCTTTGATATGGTGGTTCGTTGGCTTAGGGCTAGCGGCTATGAAGTGCTTTATGTGCGCAATATCACTGATATTGATGACAAGATCATCAACCGTGCCATTGAGAATGGCGAACCCATTTCTGCATTAACCAATCGTTTTATCGATGCGATGCATGCCGACTCGAATGAGTTGGGTTTAATTCATCCCGATCAAGAGCCGCGTGCTACCGATTACATTGCCCAAATGCAGGGCATGATTGGCAAACTCATTGAAAACGACTTGGCCTATCAAGCCAATGATGGCGATGTCAATTTTGCGGTGCGTTTGCTGCCACGCTATGGTCAGCTATCCGGTAAGACACTTGATGAATTAAATGCTGGTGAGAGGGTAGCGGTTGGTGATGGCAAGCGTGATCCGTTAGATTTTGTTTTATGGAAAAGTGCTAAAGCTGAAGAGCCTGCTGATACTCGCTGGAAGTCACCATGGGGTGAAGGCCGTCCAGGCTGGCATATTGAGTGCTCAGCCATGTCTTGTGACTTACTGGGTGAGCACTTTGATATTCATGGTGGAGGTGCGGATTTGCAATTCCCGCACCACGAAAATGAAATTGCTCAAAGCGAAGGCGCTTTGTATGGCAAAGATCGTAAAGAAGATGATGCTCCCTTTGTTAATTACTGGATGCATAACGGCCACATTCGAGTGAACGAAGAGAAAATGTCCAAGTCATTGGGCAACTTCTTTTTAATACGAGATGTCTTAAAAAGCTTTGATCCAGAAGTATTGCGCTTCTTCATGCTGAAGGCGCATTACCGTAGTCCGATTAATTACAGCGATGCACAACTAGAAGAGGCACGCTCAGGACTTGGTCGTCTATACACTGCCTTGGCTCAAGCCCCAAAAGCACAATCAATCAATCTAGATCCACACAATCCATGGGCCAAGCGCTTTGCGGATGCCATGAATGATGATTTCAATACACCAGAGGCGATTGCGGTCTTGTTTGATCTGGCCAGCGAAGTTAACCGTGCGCAAGGCCAAGAAAAGCAATTACTCGCCAATACAATGAAGGCCCTTGGCGCCTCTCTAAATTTCTTGCAGCGCGATCCAACTGCATTTTTGCAGGCGGGTTCCAAAGATCAGGATGGCTTAAGTCCTGCGCAAATTGAAGAACATATCGCTGCACGTGTGGCCGCTAAACAAGCAAAAGATTTTGCCCAAGCAGACTTAATTCGTAAGACATTACTAGAGCAAGGAATTGTTCTGGAAGATAAACCCGGCGGCTTAACAGAATGGCGTAGGGCTTAATGACTGTAGCAAAAGAAATAAAAGTGGAAAAAGCAGAATCAATTCTTGAGGAAATTGCTCCAGACTATTGGGAGCAGGCTTGCAAAGAATTGATGAAGCACGATCGTATTCTGAAAAAATTGATTCCTAAAATTGGATCCGGATTTTTAGTGACACGCGGCGATTCTTTTAATACTTTGGCAAGATCGATTGTTGGACAGCAAATTTCAGTTGCAGCAGCTCAAACCGTATGGAATAGGGTGCTTGCTGCGAGCAAGAGAAAGGTCACACCCAAAAATATCCTAGCGCTATCCGTTGAAGAGTTGCGCGCCGCCGGATTATCTGGGCGCAAGGTGGAGTACATCCGCGATTTAGCAGATCACTTCGATTCCGGTCGCCTCCATGCCAATCAGTGGAAAGATATGGATGATGAGAGCGTGATCAAAGAATTAAGCTCTATTCGGGGAATTGGCCGCTGGACTGCTGAAATGTTCCTCATTTTTAATATGGTTCGCCCTAATATCCTCCCTTTGGACGATATTGGTTTAATTAAGGCTATTTCCCTCAATTACTTCAGTGGTGAGCCTGTTAGCCGCCATGAGGCGAGGGAGGTGGCTGCCAATTGGGCCCCGTGGCGTACGGTAGCTACCTGGTATATGTGGAGAAGTATCGACCCCGCCCCAGTTGAATATTAAAATCAGACTATGAAAACGACTTTCCTGGATTTTGAGCAGCAAATCGCCGAATTAGAGTCAAAGATTGAAGAGCTGCGTTTTGTGCAAGATGAGTCATCGGTAGATATCTCCGATGAGATCAAAACGCTTGCCGAAAAGAGTCAGCAGTTAACAAAAGATGTTTATGCCAATTTGACTCCTTGGCAGGTCTCTCAAGTAGCGCGTCATCCACAGCGTCCTTACACCTTAGATTATGTTGGTGCTTTATTTACCGACTTTCATGAACTGCATGGTGATCGCACTTTTGCAGATGATCAATCAATCATTGCTGGATTGGCCCGTTTTGAAAATCAGTCTTGTATGGTGATCGGTCATCAGAAGGGCCGCGACACCAAAGAACGTGCCCTCAGAAACTTCGGCATGAGCCGACCAGAGGGTTACCGCAAAGCAATGCGCCTCATGCGTCTTGCGGAAAAGTTTGGCATTCCAGTATTTACTTTTGTAGATACCCCAGGCGCATTCCCTGGCATTGATGCGGAAGAGCGCAATCAGTCTGAAGCGATTGGCCGCAATTTGTTTGTGCAAGCAGAGCTTGAAGTTCCCATCATCGCCACCATTATTGGTGAAGGTGGTTCCGGTGGTGCGTTAGCTATTGCTATGGGCGATGTGGTCTTAATGTTGCAGAACTCCACTTACTCAGTAATCTCTCCTGAAGGCTGTGCATCTATCCTCTGGAAGACTGCTGATAAGGCTCCCGA is from Polynucleobacter sp. MWH-S4W17 and encodes:
- a CDS encoding cupin domain-containing protein, which gives rise to MARYWHKKPLLIRGAIPAFALSARNGEPLDSPIPTKELLKFALQDEVEARLVKSNPWSFDSGPFSKKAIPSIDKPDWTLLLQGMEAHHPAATKILSWFRFIPDARLDDLMISIAGIGGGVGPHFDSYDVFLIQMSGRRRWKISEQKDLSLNPNLPLKILRNFKSEQEWTLEPGDMLYLPPHVAHDGIALDAGCQTWSVGFRSPSFKELLQEGLWRLAESLEDIPALESKFADPKQGATHSAEQLPEELIKQLGSKLKELKLDQIDGFLPGITAYLSEPKQQALFDAPDKPLKPQEFLRKLRSSKLLPHPQTRILSLGEQVYCNGESMTQGQAPDILAAWQTLSAHKELRAGRLKQLDQSSLYEAYLAGWLVFEH
- a CDS encoding peptidylprolyl isomerase; the protein is MKIEKNTIVSLRYKLTDAQNNVIEEPDSPMVYLHGGYEGTFPKIENLLDGQDIGYEATIQLEPNEAFGEYDPELLKIEPRTRFPEPLEVGMQFEGVPDADEDATVDDSEDGEPLIYTVTDVADSQVVLDGNHPLAGMALRFWVQVEDVRAATDDEIENRHPEGGESFSFGMPNDEGDDEDEEFPGGALGGDSTGPRTLH
- the cysE gene encoding serine O-acetyltransferase, which gives rise to MSYPLFDQVDSIIARDPAARNRLEVITCYQGLHAVWLHRISHFLWNLGLKWLARVLSMFARFFTGIEIHPGAKIGRRVFLDHGLGIVIGETTEIGDDCTIYQGVTLGGTSLYKGVKRHPTLGKGVVVSAGAKVLGGFTVGDGARVGSNAVVLKEIPAGATAVGIPARILHPDLPQSPDSKTKEYFSAYGVTPNVDDPVSMALKGLIDATIEQEAKIAALEQALAKLSNTPTGPDAEGSSDTKRDLDAIKQWLRE
- a CDS encoding RNA methyltransferase yields the protein MALMNIDKSELLRWVLVETSHPGNVGSAARALKTMGFSDLRLINPKIKDVSVNADAIALASGAVDILERSSESSSLTSVVEGCSLVLGLTSRDREFGPPALDWEAARTLIADATSAEGKVALLFGPERTGLDNDHLALCTHRVWLDANPDYPSLNLAQAIMVCAYTLRETLSQHTGVRNALAGREEMADFADPAAIAAMVEHWRQGLEAIGYLDPTNPKKLMPRIQALFARSRLHKEEIDLLRGIAKQMLLRK
- a CDS encoding inositol monophosphatase family protein; translation: MHPMLNVAVKAARRAGTVINRASLNLERLQVDRKQHNDFVTEVDKAAEAAIIETLSEAYPTHGFLAEETGEHNADAENVWIIDPLDGTTNFIHGFPQYAVSIALAVNGVIQQAVVYDPTRDELFTATRGAGAYLDRRRLRVATQDRLANSLLGTGFPYREDQDLEKYLKIFAEMSRQCAGLRRPGAASLDLAYVAAGRYDGFFESDLKPWDMAAGALLITEAGGLIGNYRGEEGFLKSGEVMAANPRIFAQMVQSLSKYSAS
- a CDS encoding UDP-2,3-diacylglucosamine diphosphatase, with translation MIPQYASALLISDLHLTPSMPLTAQRFFDFCEKEAPKVEAVFILGDLFEYWVGDDASASSPFQQEVQRAIANLSAKVKTYYIHGNRDFLIGKSFIKKTGMTLLPDPSLVELASHKWVLAHGDALCTADFGYQLFRSWVRKPWVQKLFLTLPLNWRRGVAQHLRSNSHGQYQTQLRSAASQLKMDVTREACADVMKDQSGDRLIHGHTHLPAHHEESLNTQTWQRWVLSDWDLDHPESLHPRASALLIDSAGARYLDLIKH
- a CDS encoding peptidylprolyl isomerase, which encodes MAKVLLKTNKGDITLTLDAAKAPKSVANFLQYVKSGHYDGTIFHRVIDNFMVQGGGMTAGMKQKSTGAEIENEANNGLKNDRYTVAMARTSDPHSATAQFFINVNDNDFLNHTAPNAQGWGYAVFGKVTGGMDVVDTIRKVKTGSSGFHQDVPAEDVVIEKATVLEE
- a CDS encoding M48 family metallopeptidase: MSPFHTPSSMPHNAPAPQITPNKVLALTFATLVSLVLMTGCSTPAQQRADAEIQALNTREMKSGQLAPQPYLGGYSPTDPPRLSADVGYDPLNPELSETVGVPFMSFLIIEPDPITKNAVPSDVEKLIKARKYQDAVTQINVDLKKTPRNVQLRFVKARLQIEMRQFDQAKKTLIEITQQFPELPEPYNNLAAIAANQGQWIEARDYLELALKLRPSYAIASANLGEIYIRLGAQAYEDAAKNALLNQRQYSNRAKALLDVLKPPAKRPVNRALNSADTLPSNAPSTNLPESRTNNGESTLKNQ
- the cysS gene encoding cysteine--tRNA ligase; its protein translation is MLQIYNTLSRSKQVFKPIVPGKVKMYVCGMTVYDFCHIGHARVMIVFDMVVRWLRASGYEVLYVRNITDIDDKIINRAIENGEPISALTNRFIDAMHADSNELGLIHPDQEPRATDYIAQMQGMIGKLIENDLAYQANDGDVNFAVRLLPRYGQLSGKTLDELNAGERVAVGDGKRDPLDFVLWKSAKAEEPADTRWKSPWGEGRPGWHIECSAMSCDLLGEHFDIHGGGADLQFPHHENEIAQSEGALYGKDRKEDDAPFVNYWMHNGHIRVNEEKMSKSLGNFFLIRDVLKSFDPEVLRFFMLKAHYRSPINYSDAQLEEARSGLGRLYTALAQAPKAQSINLDPHNPWAKRFADAMNDDFNTPEAIAVLFDLASEVNRAQGQEKQLLANTMKALGASLNFLQRDPTAFLQAGSKDQDGLSPAQIEEHIAARVAAKQAKDFAQADLIRKTLLEQGIVLEDKPGGLTEWRRA
- a CDS encoding DNA-3-methyladenine glycosylase — its product is MTVAKEIKVEKAESILEEIAPDYWEQACKELMKHDRILKKLIPKIGSGFLVTRGDSFNTLARSIVGQQISVAAAQTVWNRVLAASKRKVTPKNILALSVEELRAAGLSGRKVEYIRDLADHFDSGRLHANQWKDMDDESVIKELSSIRGIGRWTAEMFLIFNMVRPNILPLDDIGLIKAISLNYFSGEPVSRHEAREVAANWAPWRTVATWYMWRSIDPAPVEY
- a CDS encoding acetyl-CoA carboxylase carboxyltransferase subunit alpha, translated to MKTTFLDFEQQIAELESKIEELRFVQDESSVDISDEIKTLAEKSQQLTKDVYANLTPWQVSQVARHPQRPYTLDYVGALFTDFHELHGDRTFADDQSIIAGLARFENQSCMVIGHQKGRDTKERALRNFGMSRPEGYRKAMRLMRLAEKFGIPVFTFVDTPGAFPGIDAEERNQSEAIGRNLFVQAELEVPIIATIIGEGGSGGALAIAMGDVVLMLQNSTYSVISPEGCASILWKTADKAPEAAEQLGLTAQRLKALGLIDKIVAEPIGGAHRDYDNMMSNMRKALAESLKTFDGMKVDALLERRHERLMSYGKFKEITAKS